The following coding sequences lie in one Fimbriiglobus ruber genomic window:
- a CDS encoding RHS repeat-associated core domain-containing protein: MVDRDTDTSGTGLTATGSGYQRLWPAQDANWNVVALVNGSSAVVERYAYAPFGAVTVLDGSYGARSGSSYGWTVMYQGMTRDIVSGLIEANRRWYSEELGRWIKTDPLGFNGGSDNFYQFVGNKPLDSVDPSGLFNPGAFGPGANAGWKTGALSGVVVGAIVGAAIGAPFGVDGFFTGGIYGAAIGGVAGGVIGYAAGGV, translated from the coding sequence ATGGTGGACCGAGATACAGATACGAGCGGGACCGGGCTGACTGCAACTGGGAGCGGCTACCAGCGACTATGGCCAGCCCAGGATGCGAACTGGAATGTGGTGGCGCTGGTCAATGGAAGTAGTGCAGTCGTTGAGCGGTATGCGTACGCTCCGTTTGGGGCAGTCACTGTGCTGGATGGGAGTTACGGGGCGCGGAGCGGGTCGAGTTATGGATGGACTGTAATGTACCAGGGTATGACTCGTGACATAGTAAGTGGATTGATTGAAGCAAACCGACGGTGGTACAGTGAAGAACTTGGCCGATGGATAAAAACAGATCCGTTAGGCTTTAATGGAGGAAGTGACAATTTTTATCAATTTGTAGGAAACAAACCTCTTGATTCTGTAGATCCTTCAGGTCTGTTTAATCCTGGAGCATTTGGGCCGGGAGCTAATGCTGGATGGAAAACTGGTGCGCTGTCAGGTGTCGTTGTGGGGGCAATCGTCGGAGCAGCAATCGGCGCGCCCTTTGGTGTCGACGGCTTTTTCACGGGCGGGATTTATGGTGCTGCTATCGGAGGAGTTGCAGGAGGTGTTATTGGATATGCAGCTGGCGGTGTGTAA
- a CDS encoding M16 family metallopeptidase yields MRLLLVAGWIFVGGVAAAAGPPVKVASIEGVTEYRLANGARVLLFPEASRPTVTVNMTVLVGSRHEGYGESGMAHLLEHLVFKGTPTHPEVPKALRDHGASFNGTTNSDRTNYFETMPATDENLEFGIAIECDRLVNSFVKREDLVSEMTVVRNEFERGENNPSSILNQRIYAAAYEWHNYGKSTIGNRTDIERVPIDNLQAFYKKYYQPDNVVLIVAGKFEEAKALALVEKHLGSIPKPTRTLDATYTEEPPQDGERTVTLRRVGAVGSVGVAYHVPAAAHPDWAPLSLLGGLVSQSPNGRLYKALVESKLATGAFAGSDNSHDAGLFFASASCPPESLDAVRDGLVSTLESLGDVAFTDDEVNKAKVRSKRSAEMLQSNSQAMATTLSSASSRGDWRLLFVQRDRVADVTAADVNRVARAYFQKPNRTVGVYIPAKEAQRLTVPTAPAIATVVNDYKGGTVGAAGEAFDPSPTNLDARLRVVTEGGLKAGLLAKKNRGETVSLVLTLHYGNEESLKGQTTAAGMLPGLMMAGTKKHDRQALREQLDALGIRIGVGAGGGGGRGGRGAGGGGGGGTVGQLTFSVEARRDTLPQALKLLGEILREPAFPAAEFETSKRRMSSMMAAGSTEPRTLAGNKLSRTLSPYSLEDVRYVPTLEETLDRVETVTLEQVRTLYETQVGGSHAELGVVGDFDPETTLRLVKGMLADWESKVPVKRLDHKVAPNVTGYKEDIVTPDKSNAEYLAGLSFPLSDGDPDYAALRIGNFIFGGSTLASRLGDRIRQKDGLSYGATSSFTASSRDPVASLTVTVSTNPANIDKVTAAVMEELQRFLKDGPTEVELTDAKRAFLEAQKVGRTGDGAIAGQIVSNLNIGRTFAHIAELEKAIQALTPAKVAGAFRKHVDPSRLVVIRAGDFKK; encoded by the coding sequence ATGCGCTTGTTACTTGTCGCTGGTTGGATTTTCGTCGGCGGGGTGGCCGCGGCGGCGGGGCCGCCCGTCAAAGTCGCTTCGATCGAAGGGGTGACGGAATACCGACTCGCCAACGGGGCGCGGGTCCTGCTCTTCCCCGAAGCGTCGCGGCCGACCGTCACCGTGAACATGACCGTTCTCGTCGGCAGCCGCCACGAAGGGTACGGCGAATCCGGCATGGCTCACCTGCTCGAACACCTGGTTTTCAAGGGTACGCCGACGCACCCGGAGGTGCCCAAGGCCCTCCGCGACCACGGCGCCAGCTTCAACGGCACCACGAACAGCGACCGCACGAACTACTTCGAGACCATGCCGGCCACGGACGAGAACCTGGAATTCGGCATCGCCATCGAGTGCGACCGCCTCGTCAACAGCTTCGTCAAGCGCGAGGATCTGGTGTCCGAAATGACGGTCGTCCGCAACGAGTTCGAGCGCGGCGAAAACAACCCTAGCTCTATTCTCAATCAGCGGATCTACGCCGCGGCCTACGAGTGGCACAACTACGGCAAATCGACCATCGGCAACCGGACCGACATCGAGCGCGTGCCGATCGATAACCTGCAAGCCTTCTACAAGAAATACTACCAGCCGGACAACGTCGTGCTGATCGTGGCCGGCAAGTTCGAGGAGGCGAAGGCCCTCGCCCTCGTTGAAAAACACCTCGGGTCGATCCCGAAGCCGACGCGCACGCTCGACGCCACCTACACCGAGGAGCCGCCGCAGGACGGCGAGCGGACGGTCACGCTCCGCCGGGTCGGCGCCGTCGGCTCGGTCGGCGTGGCGTACCACGTCCCCGCGGCGGCCCACCCCGACTGGGCGCCCCTGAGCCTGCTGGGCGGCCTCGTCTCGCAGTCGCCGAACGGCCGGCTCTACAAGGCCCTCGTCGAATCGAAGCTGGCCACCGGCGCGTTCGCCGGGTCGGACAACTCGCACGACGCCGGCCTCTTTTTCGCCTCGGCGTCCTGCCCCCCGGAGTCGCTCGACGCGGTCCGCGACGGCCTCGTGAGCACGCTCGAATCGCTCGGCGACGTGGCGTTCACGGACGACGAAGTGAACAAAGCCAAAGTCCGCAGCAAGCGGAGCGCCGAGATGCTGCAATCGAATAGCCAGGCGATGGCCACGACCCTGAGTTCGGCGTCGAGCCGCGGCGACTGGCGGCTGCTGTTCGTCCAGCGCGACCGCGTGGCGGACGTGACCGCGGCGGACGTGAACCGCGTGGCGAGAGCCTACTTCCAGAAGCCCAACCGCACGGTCGGCGTTTACATCCCCGCCAAGGAGGCGCAGCGGCTCACGGTGCCGACCGCCCCCGCCATTGCCACGGTCGTAAACGACTACAAGGGCGGGACCGTCGGGGCGGCCGGCGAGGCGTTCGACCCGTCGCCCACCAATCTGGACGCGCGGCTCAGAGTCGTCACGGAAGGCGGCTTGAAAGCCGGCCTGTTGGCCAAAAAGAATCGCGGCGAGACGGTCTCGCTCGTGCTGACGCTGCACTACGGCAACGAGGAATCACTCAAGGGGCAGACGACCGCGGCCGGAATGCTCCCGGGGCTGATGATGGCCGGCACGAAGAAGCACGACCGCCAGGCGCTGCGGGAACAACTCGACGCGCTGGGCATTCGCATCGGGGTTGGGGCAGGGGGCGGCGGCGGGCGGGGCGGTCGCGGGGCAGGGGGTGGCGGAGGTGGCGGGACCGTGGGGCAACTCACGTTCTCCGTCGAAGCCAGGCGAGACACGCTCCCGCAGGCCCTCAAACTGCTCGGCGAAATCCTCCGCGAGCCGGCGTTCCCCGCAGCCGAGTTCGAGACCTCGAAGCGCCGCATGAGTTCGATGATGGCTGCGGGCAGCACCGAGCCGCGCACCCTGGCTGGCAACAAACTCAGCCGCACCCTGTCGCCGTACTCGCTCGAAGACGTGCGCTACGTGCCAACGCTCGAGGAAACACTCGACCGCGTCGAGACCGTTACCCTCGAACAGGTCCGGACGTTGTACGAGACGCAGGTCGGTGGCTCGCACGCCGAGTTGGGCGTCGTCGGGGATTTCGACCCGGAGACCACGCTCCGGCTCGTCAAGGGCATGCTCGCGGACTGGGAATCGAAGGTGCCGGTGAAGCGGCTCGACCACAAAGTCGCGCCGAACGTGACGGGCTATAAGGAAGACATCGTCACGCCCGACAAGTCGAACGCGGAATACCTCGCGGGGCTGTCGTTCCCGTTGTCGGACGGCGACCCGGATTACGCCGCCTTGCGGATCGGCAACTTCATCTTCGGCGGCAGCACGCTCGCCTCGCGGCTGGGCGACCGCATCCGCCAGAAGGACGGCCTCTCGTACGGCGCCACCTCGTCGTTTACCGCGTCGTCTCGCGACCCCGTGGCCTCGTTGACGGTCACCGTCAGCACGAACCCGGCGAACATCGACAAGGTGACGGCTGCCGTGATGGAAGAACTCCAGCGGTTCCTAAAGGACGGCCCCACGGAGGTGGAATTGACCGACGCGAAGCGGGCGTTCCTGGAAGCCCAGAAGGTGGGCCGCACGGGCGACGGGGCGATCGCCGGGCAGATCGTCTCGAACCTGAACATCGGCCGCACGTTCGCCCACATCGCGGAACTCGAAAAGGCGATCCAGGCCCTCACGCCCGCGAAGGTCGCGGGGGCGTTCCGCAAGCACGTCGATCCCAGCCGGCTCGTCGTCATCCGCGCGGGTGATTTCAAGAAGTAA
- a CDS encoding RNA polymerase sigma factor: MHAPLTRLASHIAPPLSDGDLLARFVRDRDEIAFATLVHRHGSTVFGVCRRVLGDTDDADDAFQAVFLVLVNRADALTDRLALGGWLHGVALRVAKKARTTFARRRKHERRTAEARAESVFDPPPDDPPAWLDRELAALPERFREPVVRCLIQNQPRSEVAAELGIPVGTLASRLDTARKRLAKRLAPYRVPLVFGGLLVPVPATLAETTVCRAADAGTVGVIHQLANEVTKTMIPNTKWVVAVVVGALTAVGGLLLTVVASDPQDTRQPIPIPRPKDAKESPEPAWAKAFRKAYELKDGEYVKRVAPPYIDERKEYMYRVWYPNKQTPEEEERARDHLDREKLFLALFLDFDGNKLTRRTAVSATWLARVPTLQNGEKMMNVWDAVTCITGRRPPEVVIDPKSSDHPLLSTKEQLVESALVRGVLSVGGDFVTRKDAPLDKLAPQLEKILRDECDLDVRLTVREEEQEVYVVGGTFHLTPRSWRKKDEIDLYADEGVLGKHFNRTNTQNPETGGVVSGWNVRRPATLVRHVGEFVNARMVWDRELPIDPKFNVYQHERSPRTATQEQKAADHDPEKVLANVTEQTGLTFKKAKRKVQVLYLSVPEKK; encoded by the coding sequence ATGCACGCACCGCTCACCCGACTGGCCTCACACATTGCCCCGCCACTATCGGACGGGGATCTGCTCGCGCGGTTTGTCCGCGACCGGGACGAGATCGCGTTCGCCACGCTGGTCCACCGCCACGGGTCAACCGTCTTCGGAGTGTGCCGGCGCGTCCTCGGCGATACTGATGATGCCGACGACGCGTTCCAGGCCGTGTTCCTCGTTCTCGTGAACCGGGCGGACGCGCTCACCGATCGGCTGGCCCTCGGTGGCTGGTTGCACGGGGTCGCGTTGCGCGTGGCGAAGAAGGCCCGAACGACCTTCGCCCGCCGTCGGAAGCACGAACGACGGACGGCCGAAGCCCGCGCGGAATCGGTGTTCGACCCGCCCCCGGACGACCCGCCGGCGTGGCTGGACCGGGAATTGGCCGCCCTCCCGGAGCGATTCCGCGAACCGGTCGTGCGGTGCCTGATCCAGAACCAACCGCGGTCCGAGGTGGCGGCCGAACTCGGCATCCCCGTGGGAACCCTGGCCAGTCGGCTCGACACGGCCCGCAAGCGGCTGGCGAAGCGGTTGGCTCCGTACCGCGTTCCACTGGTGTTCGGCGGACTACTGGTGCCGGTGCCCGCGACACTGGCCGAGACGACGGTATGCCGAGCGGCGGATGCCGGAACGGTAGGAGTAATCCATCAACTCGCGAACGAGGTGACGAAAACGATGATCCCGAACACGAAGTGGGTGGTGGCGGTCGTGGTCGGAGCCTTGACGGCGGTCGGAGGGCTGTTGCTGACCGTTGTCGCGAGTGATCCACAGGATACCCGACAACCTATTCCGATCCCCAGGCCGAAGGATGCGAAGGAGTCGCCCGAGCCGGCGTGGGCGAAGGCGTTCCGCAAGGCGTATGAACTGAAGGACGGCGAGTACGTGAAGCGGGTCGCCCCGCCGTACATCGACGAGCGGAAGGAGTACATGTACCGGGTGTGGTATCCGAACAAGCAAACGCCCGAAGAGGAGGAACGAGCGCGGGACCACCTCGATCGAGAAAAACTGTTCTTGGCGTTGTTCCTGGATTTCGACGGCAACAAATTGACAAGGCGGACGGCCGTGTCCGCGACCTGGCTCGCCCGGGTTCCGACACTTCAGAACGGCGAGAAGATGATGAACGTGTGGGACGCGGTCACGTGCATCACCGGGCGTCGGCCTCCCGAAGTCGTGATCGACCCGAAGTCGAGCGACCACCCGCTGCTCTCGACGAAGGAACAGCTAGTCGAGAGCGCGTTGGTTCGGGGTGTGCTGTCCGTCGGCGGGGATTTCGTAACCCGCAAAGATGCGCCGCTGGACAAACTCGCCCCGCAACTGGAGAAAATCCTGCGCGACGAGTGCGACCTGGACGTGCGGTTGACCGTGAGGGAAGAGGAGCAGGAGGTGTACGTCGTCGGAGGGACGTTTCATCTCACCCCCCGCAGCTGGCGGAAAAAGGACGAGATCGATCTGTATGCCGACGAGGGCGTTCTCGGCAAACACTTCAACCGGACGAACACGCAAAACCCGGAGACGGGCGGAGTCGTGAGCGGATGGAACGTCCGCAGGCCCGCCACACTGGTTCGGCACGTCGGCGAGTTCGTGAACGCCCGCATGGTCTGGGACCGCGAACTGCCGATCGATCCGAAGTTCAACGTCTACCAACACGAACGGTCGCCACGCACGGCAACACAAGAGCAGAAGGCTGCCGATCACGACCCCGAGAAGGTACTCGCGAACGTGACGGAACAGACGGGGCTAACTTTCAAGAAGGCAAAGCGGAAAGTGCAAGTGTTGTATCTGAGCGTGCCGGAGAAGAAGTGA
- a CDS encoding ISNCY family transposase codes for MSTELQDWGILAMSQRERDVLAILKAVVSGDRTVTEAAGLLKLSARQVRRLKGKLKTQGDSALVHGLRGQPSNRCLEAKLRTQVLAAYRQRYRDFGPTFACEKLAEEGLKVGVETLRRWLLAEGLWERQRRRDPHRSRRPRRACLGELVQMDASVHEWLEGRGETIVLITMIDDATSRVEAKFYRHGSVESHLDLLGVWLRKYGRPLAVYTDRHSIFEPHEKGRPLADPDAQTQFGRALGELAIELIRAHSPQAKGRVERSFGTAQDRWVKELRLAKVTTCEDANALLAKLLPDHNKRFAKPARQPNDAHRPLGRDHKLASILSIQSERVVSNDYVVRFANTFYQLLPPAYPGERGGRVVIEQRLDGTLHIRFGKRHLPYQEITVGGSLGGSAPKPPEFSASAADASAETTGREPVKDSRPAGMQPTAGRSGRTPAEPYPSGGEEVDNPKRSYRPAPNHPWRKRL; via the coding sequence ATGTCTACCGAGCTACAAGATTGGGGCATTCTAGCCATGAGTCAGCGCGAGCGTGACGTTTTGGCGATTCTGAAGGCGGTGGTATCGGGAGATCGGACGGTTACGGAAGCCGCTGGTTTGTTGAAGTTGAGCGCGCGTCAGGTCCGGCGACTGAAGGGCAAACTGAAGACCCAGGGTGACAGCGCCCTGGTGCATGGCCTTCGAGGTCAGCCGTCGAATCGCTGCCTGGAAGCCAAGCTGCGAACGCAGGTGCTGGCGGCGTACCGCCAGCGTTACCGCGACTTCGGCCCCACCTTCGCGTGCGAGAAGTTGGCGGAAGAAGGGTTGAAGGTGGGCGTCGAAACGCTGCGTCGCTGGTTGCTGGCCGAGGGCTTGTGGGAACGCCAACGTCGCCGTGACCCGCATCGCAGTCGTCGGCCGCGACGGGCTTGTTTGGGCGAGTTGGTGCAGATGGACGCCTCGGTGCATGAGTGGCTGGAGGGTCGCGGCGAGACGATCGTTCTGATCACCATGATCGATGACGCCACCAGCCGCGTCGAAGCGAAGTTTTACCGGCATGGGAGCGTGGAATCGCACCTGGATTTGTTGGGGGTCTGGCTGCGGAAATACGGCCGACCGCTGGCGGTTTACACGGATCGACACAGCATCTTCGAGCCGCACGAGAAGGGACGTCCGCTCGCCGATCCCGACGCGCAAACGCAGTTTGGCCGAGCGCTCGGCGAACTGGCCATAGAGTTGATTCGGGCGCACAGTCCCCAGGCGAAGGGACGTGTCGAGCGTTCGTTTGGCACGGCTCAGGATCGGTGGGTCAAGGAACTGCGGTTGGCCAAGGTCACGACCTGCGAGGACGCCAACGCGTTGTTGGCGAAACTCCTTCCCGACCACAACAAGCGGTTCGCCAAGCCGGCGCGTCAGCCAAACGATGCCCATCGACCGTTGGGTCGAGATCACAAGCTGGCGTCGATCCTGTCGATTCAGAGCGAGCGGGTGGTGAGCAACGACTACGTGGTGCGTTTCGCGAATACGTTCTACCAATTGTTGCCGCCAGCGTACCCGGGAGAGCGTGGCGGCCGGGTGGTGATTGAGCAGAGACTGGATGGGACGCTGCACATTCGGTTCGGGAAGCGTCATTTGCCGTACCAGGAGATCACCGTGGGGGGCAGCCTTGGGGGCTCTGCCCCCAAACCCCCGGAGTTTAGCGCATCAGCGGCCGATGCCAGTGCGGAGACGACGGGACGGGAGCCGGTCAAGGACTCCCGTCCCGCGGGCATGCAGCCGACTGCCGGACGCTCGGGTCGCACTCCTGCGGAGCCCTATCCTTCCGGCGGCGAGGAGGTAGATAACCCGAAGCGATCGTACCGTCCAGCTCCAAATCATCCTTGGCGAAAACGTCTATGA
- a CDS encoding glycosyltransferase family 2 protein gives MENTRWLTAVPVYNEAQYVRGVLAEVRRYSPEILVIDDGSTDGTANLLASEKDILRVTHPQNRGYGAAIATAFRYAAERGYEILVTMDCDGQHEPSRIPVLLEAIHDCDIVSGSRYLRDFRQDTPPPTDRRYINATVTNELNARYGLNLTDAFCGFKAYRVDALARLRVTETGWGMPLQLWVQAARLGLRVKEVGVPRLYLDPNRAFGGMLNDPEQRLAYYRGVIQSAETDDLPVQAVTADCHDWTCPELS, from the coding sequence ATGGAAAATACTCGCTGGCTCACGGCCGTTCCGGTTTACAACGAAGCCCAATACGTCCGCGGGGTACTCGCGGAGGTGCGCCGGTATAGTCCCGAAATCCTCGTCATCGACGACGGTTCGACGGACGGCACGGCAAACCTCCTCGCAAGCGAGAAAGACATCCTCCGCGTCACCCACCCGCAGAACCGCGGGTACGGTGCGGCGATCGCGACGGCCTTTCGGTACGCCGCCGAACGCGGGTACGAGATCCTGGTCACGATGGATTGCGACGGGCAGCACGAACCGTCCCGCATTCCGGTCCTGCTCGAAGCCATTCACGACTGCGACATCGTTTCCGGCAGTCGGTACCTTCGCGATTTCCGACAGGACACGCCGCCGCCGACCGACCGGCGGTACATCAACGCCACCGTGACGAACGAGTTGAACGCCCGGTACGGGCTGAACCTGACGGACGCCTTCTGCGGGTTCAAGGCTTACCGAGTCGACGCGCTCGCCCGCCTTCGCGTGACCGAGACCGGCTGGGGTATGCCGTTGCAATTGTGGGTTCAGGCGGCGCGGCTCGGGCTGCGCGTCAAGGAAGTCGGCGTCCCGCGGCTCTACCTCGACCCGAACCGGGCGTTCGGGGGCATGTTGAACGACCCCGAACAACGATTGGCCTACTACCGCGGGGTCATTCAGTCCGCCGAGACCGACGACCTGCCGGTCCAGGCGGTCACCGCCGACTGTCACGATTGGACGTGTCCGGAGCTGTCATAG
- a CDS encoding 7-cyano-7-deazaguanine synthase, translating into MPQNHAPTNPIPLHSSWPPSAPIGPIAVLVSGGADSAILLAEAARTYPAVYPLYVRVGSVWETVEYEFLLEFLAAIACPALKALTVLSQPVGDLYGPHWSLTGRDVPAADTPDEAVFLPGRNVLLLAKPLLWCHLNGIAEVATAPLASNPFPDATPEFYHGFAAEVGRAVGGNVRVLTPYADMGLHKDEVLRRGVGLPLQFTFSCLRPTGGRHCGRCNKCAERRAGFSAAGMADPTRYAV; encoded by the coding sequence ATGCCGCAGAACCACGCCCCTACCAACCCGATTCCACTACATTCTTCGTGGCCACCGTCCGCCCCGATTGGCCCCATCGCCGTTCTCGTCAGCGGGGGGGCTGACAGCGCGATTTTGCTCGCCGAAGCAGCCCGAACGTACCCCGCAGTTTACCCCCTTTACGTCCGCGTCGGGTCCGTCTGGGAAACCGTCGAATACGAATTCCTGCTCGAATTCCTCGCGGCCATCGCGTGTCCCGCGCTGAAGGCGTTGACGGTACTGAGCCAGCCCGTCGGCGACCTGTACGGCCCGCACTGGAGCCTGACCGGGCGCGACGTACCGGCCGCGGACACGCCGGACGAGGCGGTCTTTCTCCCCGGCCGGAACGTCCTTCTCCTGGCCAAGCCGCTGCTCTGGTGTCACTTAAACGGGATTGCGGAAGTCGCCACCGCGCCGCTCGCCTCCAACCCATTCCCGGACGCCACTCCCGAGTTCTACCACGGGTTCGCGGCCGAGGTCGGTCGGGCCGTCGGGGGGAATGTTCGTGTCTTGACGCCCTACGCCGATATGGGTTTGCATAAAGACGAAGTGCTGCGCCGCGGGGTCGGGCTGCCGCTCCAGTTCACGTTTTCGTGTTTGCGGCCGACGGGCGGCCGGCACTGCGGCCGGTGCAACAAGTGCGCGGAGCGACGGGCCGGGTTTTCTGCCGCCGGAATGGCCGACCCGACGCGGTACGCCGTCTGA
- a CDS encoding 6-pyruvoyl trahydropterin synthase family protein, translating into MSSESRSSPLAFSVGPTIPGGTAVYRVTKEIPFCYGHRLLNYTGKCRHLHGHNGKAVVTLQSPELDDLGMVVDFTDVKRVLGRWIDENLDHRLLLHKDDPLIPELRRQGEPFVTLDANPTAENIARLIYHFAANQHLPVVEVTLWETENSYATYRGE; encoded by the coding sequence ATGTCGTCCGAGTCCCGCTCCAGCCCGCTCGCCTTCTCCGTCGGCCCGACGATCCCGGGCGGTACCGCCGTTTACCGGGTGACGAAGGAAATTCCCTTCTGCTACGGCCACCGGCTCCTGAACTACACGGGCAAGTGCCGACACCTGCACGGGCACAACGGGAAAGCCGTCGTGACGCTCCAATCTCCGGAACTCGACGATCTCGGGATGGTGGTCGACTTTACGGACGTGAAACGGGTACTCGGGCGGTGGATCGACGAGAACCTGGACCACCGCCTGCTACTGCACAAGGACGACCCGCTGATCCCCGAACTGCGCCGCCAGGGCGAACCGTTCGTCACCCTGGACGCCAACCCGACGGCCGAGAACATCGCCCGGCTGATCTACCACTTCGCGGCCAACCAACACCTGCCCGTGGTCGAAGTGACGCTCTGGGAAACCGAGAATTCTTACGCCACCTACCGCGGCGAGTAA